One Glycine max cultivar Williams 82 chromosome 8, Glycine_max_v4.0, whole genome shotgun sequence genomic window, ATGAGTTGAATCAAACAAGACAAACCTCAAATCCAACaacattttccacaaataacATACTTGGAGGCCGCAATAAAAATGGCATGAGCTCAAGAatctgaagaaaagaaaatgctcGAGCATCACCAGTGTCCTTCTGGAGACCTAGCACAAGATTATTGAGTAACTTTTTGccgaagaaaaagaaaaactcaccTTGTCGCGTGTAAGGTTGGCAAGGAGGAGAAAGAAGCCATGCATCCGCACCATACTTGTCCAGATCAGCAGCAGTCAgacatttaatattttcctaAGTCAACCAACACATGTAAATCACGCTAAGCCTGATCATCTCATACTTTATCTGTATGTCTCAGTAACCTAAAGCCCAGATTCATCTAGTTTGATTTTGACAGTGATGGCAAAGCCAAAGTGCCAAGCTCGAAAAAAAACCTAGACTTCCTTTTTGTGTACAACAATGGCTGAAACAAGGCTTGATCCTAAAGACCTTTTGCAAACTACTCAAACCTCTCACCACTAGGCCAACCCTAGCGGGTTCAAAAAGAACCTAGGCTCACaagaagataaaatgaaaaatagggTTTGTTTTAGCATAGCTGATCAGCTCCAAGTTTATGAGTAAAGCTCATTTgttctaaagaaaaaaagaatgaaatacCCTTAATCGGTAAGCCttttaagttgatccgtaaaagatttacggatcaagttgattcgcaAGTCTTTTATATATCAGCTTGATCTGTATAAgtcttatggatcaacttgatctgtatgcttaatatcaacatacggatcaagttggtCCGTATCAACCTTACGGATCAACCTGATCCGTAATCCGTACGATTTACGTATCACCCGTACGATTTACGTATCACCCGTACGCACACCCAGCATAAATGCGAAGAAAGCATAGGGAcagttttaacattttttaaaaatgctgggtgcacctaacaTTAGCCCCATAATTAGTACTTTAGCTTCCAATTCGAGAGCTCGAGGTATCCCCTGGACTTCGGTCCTTTGAGACCACTATTAGACTAATCCTTCTTGTAAAACTTAGTCACACTTAAAAAACTCATTTGATTTAAGTCTCtatatttttaagttgttgAAATTAGATTTGAAGTTTTTGAAAGTATGTGATTTTACTTCTTTCCCTCTCAAACTCAAGATTAGTCAAAGTCCTTTTATTTGATAAACTAGactgttaagaaaaaaaaatcatctaatatatgattttttgtcATTAACAAATTAGTGGAGGGAAACAAAATCACATATTTTcaaaagttaaataattattttcattaattcaaAAGTAGGTTAAATTAGCTTTTTTATCTtccagtttattttttaatttattttggtcccttaatttataaaatcaattcaatttgatattatagtctaaattaaattgatgttattaaaaatatatattttataacagtTTAAAACCACTTAAAGAACcaacttaaaaaaatgactaTATTGAATCTAAATACTAACttaaaggggaaaaaaactaaaatcttaaaattatgtATGGACATATACTAAAaccacattttttatatatattatcaactaattaaaaactaattttagatataatttttggaagtagtttttttatcataaaagaaaacaagataaGAAAATGATGAATAATAAAGGGGAAATGAAAAATTAGAAGGTTGAGTGGTCTAGGGCCCAAGTAGCTTAACCCAACCAACCCCTCACAGGTTGAAGGGAGGGACCAGCCAAGCCAAGGGAAAGGAAAGGGATAGACATCATTCATACACTCAACGAACGCTCAGCTCAGTCCGGTGCCGCCGGCATTCCTCTTTCACGGACTCATGGAAAACGACGACGTCGACATGCACGCTGCCGACACCAACGAGGTACTAAtgctttccctttttttttctctctcttaatttttaatttcaaaattctcTGCATTCGCCTTATTTCGTTGGATCAAACTTGTTTGGCGCTGCTGCCGTTCAATCCCTAACCCTAATTTGTGTTCCTTTAACAATGTCTATTGAATTGGGTGCAGGAATTGGATGACATGAAGAAGCGCTTGAAGGAGATGGAAGATGAAGCTGCTGCTTTGCGAGAGATGCAGGCCAAGGTCGAGAAGGAAATGGGATCCGTGCAAGGTGActactttttcttctctctctaaaatatgtatttttaaaaccaCTTTTCTTTTTGGAATTTGGAAAATTACCTTTTTGGggagaaaaaaatacttgagtTTGCAGTGAGTTGGGTTGGATTGGACATCTTCAAAATTGGAATtagctctttttttttgtagtttggGGTTCTACATTATGATATGAGTCCATTAGTGAACTAGTTTTAGATTCTTACCTGGTGGTAATTAATGGGAAAGACTTTCTAATtttgttataacttataaatcaTAAACTGCATCCTTGTACTCATTTGAGATCAATGTTTTAAATCCCGAATTAGGctatatatgaatattttgaaatttattatatagtctattaaatataatttctcaaaaatgataaaaaaaaaaaactcatagtTGATGATGttcataattaacaataaaaagttGTAGGTGTCATGAACAAAACATACAAGTAAATacctacaaaatttaaatacgtTTCCTAGATAGAATCATCAGTCATCAATCATCGTCTTTTAATTTCAAGTCTTTGTCATTTTCACTACTATTACTGCTGTAGATTTCAATTTTGGAAATTGAAATCAGAAATCCCAAAatcatccccccccccccccccccccttccccacaataacaacataaaaaaaaaacagcccTAGTGTCTTTGTTGATTAAAAAGGCTCTTTTTTGGAATCAGCTCATAGCACCGATCCGACCGCTATTTGGTTCACTACACTAAACTGCTCTGCTATAGCAGCCCCTGTAGGCTGTAGCAGGCAGGGGCCACTCAACAACTATAGTGCCTTTTCAAAACCCTGTTTGAGATGTTCATGTTATGAACTGATTCAAGCTAATTTGGTTAACTGTTGTTTGAAAATTCGGAAGAGCTCTTGCTTTAAAGcttaagttacaaattttatttctgttatttcctacttgtgtgtttttcttttaattgttcTTTTCCTTGTTCTTCTGTGTGGTGTGGCcactgttttttttaatgcttaACATATTAGTAATGTATAATTGGACTCCAATCTCTGTTATTGATTCTTATTTCCAAATAGATCCTGCAAATGCTTCTGCGAGTCAGGCCAATAAAGAGGAAATAGATTCTCGATCAGTCTTTGTAGGCAATGTGAGCTCTCTCTTACCCTGCTTATATGAGAACATTCTATCGCGGTTGTTTGTCTTTTGTCATCATTCATGGTATGGGCCAAGGGTCTGTAGTGTCTGATTGAATTATGAGCCAAAGTGTATTGGACAATAAATAAGTTGGACTTCATCATATCTTGAAAGTTGATGAATGTGCTTTCTGCTGTTTTGAAGTTTCAGTATATTTCCAAGCAGTGACATCCTGCTTTGACGTAATGTTTTGACTACAATTGCAGGTCATGCTTCCATCTAcaagttttctggttttgtaATGCTGCAGTTGAAAGTATATAACATATaattgaaggagaaaaaatattagtaatgtatgaaattaataaaaggagtggagaaacaaaatatacaacACCGAAGAAACATTGAGGGATAGAGAGGACAAAAGTTTTAAAGAATTACTTGTTGAGGAAAGTGATGTTCATGAGTgaatttgcatatttttcttgtgGAATGAGGAAAGGAAATAAACagataataaagaaaagaaaatagaatatgaAGCTGTCTACTATCAAAGGTGAAAAGGAAAAGTCTTTaactagaattttttttctttttttattagtatacaTTGCAAGTTTTTGCAGTGGGGTGGGATTGACAGGAAATCAATTATGGGTTAGATTGGAGATCAAGAATCTGTATTCCTACTGGTGAGAAGAGGATACGCTTTATCGGTACAAGTACAATACTATGCATGAATATCTGTCATTTGATTTAAAATCCAAAGGAAACTTTCTGTGGTGCTTAGTGCACAAGTAATATGTAGGCTTTTTTTCTCATGGTGAGAGATTGTTGTCATTTGCTTTTTCTACTTTGGGATATCTTTTAGAATATTGACTTTTTTCGTTTTCTGACCACAAAAACtaaaggaaaattgaaaaaataaacagtGATGAAAAAGGGAGGTGGTGCACTTCAGTGAGTAGGGTTCTCAAAATCCTAGGTCCTCCCTAGGATTGGACAAGGGAGGtagaaatgtaaaaattatattgcTTTTACATAACTTAAGACGTAAAACTATTAaggaataataacaataataataataaaattacaatcaCAAGTAGCATTTAAATATCTTCAAATCCAAAATACATTATAGATTTGagtttgtaaggttatttactAGCCTTATTGAAAAACTGACTTCTTTATGACATTTTTAATGAGAAAAAAACTGAACCTAAGTGGTAGAAGCAGGGAATGCATAGGCATCACCCATAGACCAGCAAAGCTCTGAAACTTTGCACATGCACTAAAATATTACCCACAAATCAGTTGAGAATGGAAATGGAGGATAGTTGCAGGTGCAGAAGCCAGCCCATATACCATTCACTCAGAAACAGTGGCTTCCAAATCACGCAAGGCAGCACATCCCAGTACCCATCTAGTTGCTCAAGATTGCAGCAAAGCTTCAAATGACACAGCAGCAGCAACGGGTTGAAGAACccactgaataatatttggatttaCAAAATTCCACTTCCTagatttagttttcttttttcatttgtctGCTGGCTCTCTATTCTGTGACCTACCTTGCATTTTAGAGGATGAATCATGCAACCACATGGGCAAAACCTATATTGGCATAGTTGTTTGCATTTTGCAAGAAGGGTGTTGTAGTGCCTGTTTGTGTGCTGCATGAGACCGAGTTTGGAGGGTATATCATGATATCTGAGACGCTTAACAGAGTTTTATAATAGCAAAAGTAATTTGCTTTCAGCCAAAGAAGGTTGCAAACGTAGAAACAATCAGAGCCTAGTTGTTCTGCCAAAGAAGGTTGCAAACGTAGAAACAATCAGAGCCTAGTTGTTCTGCCAAAGAAGGTTGATCTTCATTTTGGTCCTGAGTTAGTGATTTGACAGCCGTCACAGAAAAGTTCTATTGTATGCATATATTACTATATTACTATTACTACTAGTATATCTACTTCGGATGGTTTTGTTGACAAGGCTTGTTGAATTTTTGAACACCTACTTTTTCCATTAAATGTTGCGTTGATATTTTAGAGACAGTAACTATATATGGTTGTACTAGTAGTAGGCTAGGAACTGGTAAGTTTCATCTATTAACCTTAAAATTTGTTGTTAACAGATACTTGAAAACATAGTATCATGTGGTGAATGCTTTGGCTTTACTTGTTGCATTGCTCTCACATAATCTTGTGGATTTGATATTCTCCACAGGTGGACTATTCATGCACTCCTGAGGAAGTGCAACAGCATTTTCAGTCTTGTGGAACAGTAAACAGAATCACCATTCGAACTGATAAGTTTGGCCAACCCAAGGGTTATGCGTATGTTGAGTTCCTTGAGGTGGAGGCTGTTCAGGAGGCCCTTTTGCTGAATGAATCTGAACTTCATGGGCGCCAATTAAAGGTTAGAGCTAGAGGCTCCTGCTGTTGAAAAATAGTGTGCTTCCTCTTTTCTTAATTATCTCTGCTTATTTGGACATTTTCCAGGTAACGGCTAAAAGGACCAACATACCAGGGATGAAACAGTATCGTCCCCGACGGTCCACCAATCCTTACATGGGGGGGTTGCGAGGCAGAACCCCATATGCAGCTCCTTTTATCTACTCTCCATATGGATATGGGTACATTACACTCTATTCTTCACTTTCTAATGTGTTTTCTATTTACCCTTTGACAGCAAATTAATAGCATCTGTCTGTTAATTGCAGAAAGGTTCCAAGGTTCAGAATGGCAATGCGCCACAGCCCCTACTATTGACAGTCCAATTCTGGTAGGATGGACTGAATGACACCTTTCTCCCCCCTAGTAGTAAGTATATCATGGTCGGAGTTGCGACCATTGAATATGAGGGAGGGAAAATCCAACCAGTTCTGTGAGGATTAAGCATTGACTTATCAGCAAACCTTGTAAAATTGTGGTGTTTGCCCCTGCTTTGCTTAAGTATCGGTATATTAAATTAAGTTGTACAAGTATCCTTCGTAAGTGTGGTTAATACATGGGTTTtggttttatctattttttgttattcttgCTCACTTTATAAACCCTGAACAGCTGAGCCGAGCACTATGCATAGGACTGTCTTCCACAGTTCCACCTATCATTATCAAACCTACTACAGTATGAATTGGATACTAGCATGTGTGTGATGTAATTTCgttataaaaacattaattgatTCGTTGGATTAAAGGCGCATAAGGGCACAACCATAGAATGTGATTACAAATCTGAATTCTGGGTTCCAGGCCAAGGCCATGATATTGATAGATACCAAGTAGTTCAGCTTTAAGATTGGTGGTTatgccaaaagaattcattgACCATGATGGATGCCAGGAATTCGGCAAATTTGTTGGCAAAGGTCGATTTCTTGGCAGATGATTTGCAGTCACCAGAATTGGAGAATCAAAATAACACAATTTATGAAAGATCCAAGataaaattcaatcaaaaggtaaatatttaagcatttttttttatttaaatcgaGTATGGTACGTACATATTAAATGTCAAATCCTACGGGATGCATATCGCAGATCATTCCGCGACAGATTCTGTGTAggatactttttatttttttatttttttattttttatttt contains:
- the LOC100784473 gene encoding Polyadenylate-binding protein 2-like, translating into MENDDVDMHAADTNEELDDMKKRLKEMEDEAAALREMQAKVEKEMGSVQDPANASASQANKEEIDSRSVFVGNVDYSCTPEEVQQHFQSCGTVNRITIRTDKFGQPKGYAYVEFLEVEAVQEALLLNESELHGRQLKVTAKRTNIPGMKQYRPRRSTNPYMGGLRGRTPYAAPFIYSPYGYGKVPRFRMAMRHSPYY